The Mercenaria mercenaria strain notata unplaced genomic scaffold, MADL_Memer_1 contig_2202, whole genome shotgun sequence genome segment tattgcCGCTCATGTGTATGTAAGCTCATAAGTATTTAGTGTAATTTATTGTTTACTTTCAGGGTCACAACATTGTCGACACTTACGATACTTGTATTATCATTTCGGTGTACCTTGCAACCTTATGCTATAAactgtgaagtaaatataaataaaatgatgaacTGTACCAGTGTTGTGGTTCAAGCATATTAACATCAATAATAAAGATGCACCAGAAACAAACTGGCTTCAAGAACAAAACCGTGCAGCAgtgtatgttttgaaataatttacagttATCTATAcgtacttagaaaaaaaaatataaatgaaaacaaggaAAACATAGCGGCATCAACGGTCAATGCCCAAAACACCGCCTTGGTCTTGAATTCctaattttcaaaagttacagGACATTTGTTTCTCCAGGTGAGTTACTTGCGTAAGCAGTGGTTACAGAAGACAAGCTATCGAGAGTTGAACAAAATACTTTCGTTACTCATATTACACAGtatgcgtgcgtgcatgcgtgcatgcgtgtgtgtaaaatattatttaatgaaatttgCATATCCCTCCGGCTGTTTGTTGATAACTAAACTAAAAAACGATGGGTTAACTTTCATAAAAAGGATCGACTTTTTGTTTGATATGCTTAAAGATGATTTCTTGAACTAAAATGTATTCTTTCCTCTGTTCGTTTGTCCCAAATTGTATGTATGCTTTGCCTTGTCTATGCCTACTACCTTTAATTTTGCTTCATATATATCTAGGGTTTACGGCCAGAACGGCATAAGTCCACATTTCGCTGAAAATTACTTTTTGATACCTTTTAATACCATTTTAAAAGCTCTTTCATTCGCCCATATCTTTGAGACCATATCAGGTATTGAActtaagttttcaaaaaaaaaaacaaaccttagcGCAAGAAGTGCTGAGCTCAATAGTTGTTATATACCGAAACGTTATCTGTGCATTGACACCACTTAGTTCCTTCTAGCggtatacagttttattttataaagaaataaaatgtaccaAAATGATACAAGTGCATTTAAACCATTTTAGAAGTAACACATTATGTAGATAATTCAAGACACACATGAAATATGACCACGTACTTAATTTTGGAATAAGCACCTCTGTGTTATGTCGAGATCTTTATCCACATGTGTTTAATTGGCAATTATAAATGTAAAGTAATATTCTTATCAGAGTTTATGCTGTATTCACCTGATAACTTGATAACTTGTTATTGTTCTCAGCTAAGATGGGAAACTCTCAACATTTAACTTTGAGAAGGAATTAAAAAGAAGGTAAACTCTTTACAGTCATACATAAGCTCATATGTTTAACTATAAACACGTTTATTGTCTGTTTACAAaaagttcattttaatatatCACAAAGAAAAACATGTTCTTACTTTATTCTTGTGACAACTGGATTGTTTTGAATATACCGCTAAGTAAATATATTCTATGTTTTCATATATCAAAAGCTGTGCATAAGTGTATGATATACATATACAACACTTGacattatttcaaagtaataATGCATGTTTGGCTAATTTGATTTCAGAATACTAGAAGAAGACTGGAAGGCGGTGTCTCAAATACTGGAGGAACCTTTCTGTTATAAAATAAGGCTTGTTGCAGAGAGAATAATTTTAGTTACCAACAGGAACTCAGCAAGAAGCTGTTTTACCGATTCTGTTGTCAGCCAGGTTTATTACATACTACAATTTATCCTTATTCAAGTTCAATATGTTATATGTGATATAAACTGAAGAACAAAGAGGCTCCAGTGGGCTCGTTAAGTTGGACCTTGACTTTTGGCATACAAAATCACTTCAAGTAAAGCATGTGTATTTTTATTCTGATTGTTGTGCTGGTAAAAGTCGCAACAAACTTGTTGCTGCAGCATTAATGGTTgcgttagaaaaatacaataacataaaaACCATCAAGCAAACGTTTTTAGAAAGAGGACACGTGCAAATGCAGAGTAATAGTATAAACGACGCACGGAAAGAGCTAAGAAATTAACTTCAATATATGTGCCCAGCAAGTGGATTAGAATTGTAAGAATTGCAAACAAGAGAAATCCTTTGCTGTGGTACCAATGAGACATTTTCTtgatatagagaatatttgtaAAAGTATGTACTCCCCCATGTGCTATCGACATAAAGGGAGAAAAATTCAAATGGAGGAAACTAAATGGACGAATTTCCGGAAAGATGAACatgaaaatatacatattaaataaaattggATGACTCTCAGTCCCACTGTATAAAAGTGAAATCATTTTGGAAAGGAGCTTCTGTAAAATATGATTTACTTCCGTTTTACAATTTAAAACTTCTCATCACATCAGCAAAAATTTACCTTGATGGAACAATACCTTCAGAATTTCATTAGTATTTCAAGGAAATGATGCCAGAGACTACCTACCAGAACCGGATACACTAGAAGGAAGCGATTATCCAGGCATTGAATAGTTATTAATAGTACGACAAGAGCTTCGAGAATCATTGGTTTTAACAAGTGttgttttaagaagaatattCTTTGTAATTTGACTCTAGAATAGAttattaaaacgttttttttaaatgtgtgtgtgtgtgtgtgtgtgtgtgtgtgtgttcgggtttaacgtctttttcaacaattgttcagtcatataaacgatggtgtctacatgtagcagtgagcataatgcccaacatagtgctgcctcacttgaatatcacgccgtagacaggtggcatgatacccaacccagtcacattatactgacaccgggctgaccagtcctagcactatcttgttaatgctgagcgccaagcgaggaagttcctagtaccattttttacgtttttggtatgacgcggccggggatcgaacccacgacctctcgcactcgaagcggacgctctaccactaggctaccgaggccgttttttttaaaaatgtaattattatacaatttttaacatattttgagtACTTATAGTCTTTGAgacacattttataacatcaaatatcacttaaatatACTCATTCaatcaaaatttgtatttgtCGGAAACAAAAAAAGAGTTAAACAATTCTAGCTCTAACCCCTCGATATGTGAAGCAATGTCTATGCTCAGGCTCTAGTTCCTATGTATCGAACTCAGATGACTGTTATTTAAgctatatacatttaaaatttaattaaagctCTGAGCAAATTCTTAGTAGTTCTGCTTCTTCAAAGCAGTTTTTGTTTGATATGAAATTATAACCACAGGGATCCGTCACatgctatgatagaggggaaaaaaagttttaaaatagagggtttttttttaaatgtttttttaatgaaattaatgaacttacatgtaaaaaaaaaatcacccataaaaataacataaaaataaacaaggggTGGAACATGGTCAATTTCAATCCTGTCACCTAAGTTCTTGTACCCCATGCTATCGCGCCACATTTTGGTAATATCCGATTCATAACCACTGAACTACATGAGCAAAGAATCACTCTAAccgaaaatgtatacttttcccacatcaaaatgttcaaaaaagtcataatttataattttctgtATGCCGACACAGCCGTGTTTACAAGTTGGACACACAGTCGTAAAATATTTACACGGTCGTGTGCAGGcgtaaaatgcaataaatagcgGTAGAACGTCGTGAAACAACTGATGGATCttaagaatgataataaatacacTATTTGCAAACATTTACACACCTCGGAAAGCTATATCGGTGAAGAAATCGTGTATTTTTATCGCTACTGACAAACACTTCTTCTTTTCAAGCCATGACACAAGAAAGGGTCACATGATCGTTTTTTTGTATCGGTAGTTTTCATTGGCTGAGTTGACTGGTTCTCCGATTAAAACACAGTCGCGTTAAATTATAGATAATTCAGCGGTATTCCAGTCAAAAGCACATGTTTATTATGTAAACAAACACTAGTGTTACGAGAGAAAATGAATACTGAACAACAAAACGCGGTTGATGTGGCTTTACAAGGCCATAATCTACTGATTACTGGTGCAGCTGGGACAGGGAAGTCTTTTGTGCTCAGTTACATTTATAAAACGATGAAAGATAGAGGTATAAACGTGCATCTGACTTGCACAACTGGGGTTTCTTGTGCAGTTTATCCTACTGGTATGGCTACCACAGTGCACAGGTTTGCGGGAATTCTAGACTGTCGACATGGTAGCTCAGAAATAAGAGATGTGCTACGTTCTAACAGGAAGTTTGATGAAGTGGTCCAAAGAATCAATGAGACTGACGTTCTAATAATAGATGAATGCTCTATGCTAAGTAAGAggacatttgaaattttaaatgctGCCTGCCAGTTGAAAGATGCATCCAAGTTTTTTGGAGGAATGCAACTCATACTCTGTGGTGATTTTTTACAACTTCCCCCAGTTGCCAATAATTTGTATAGGGATGACGGAAGTTTTTGCTTTGAAAGTAGTATTTTTTACAATGTTGTACCTCATAAAGTTGTTTTATGTGAAATCATGAGACAGTCAGCTGCAGAAGCTGAGTTTAAACAGGTGATAAGTGAAGTTTGTAAAGGTAACGTTTCAGAGAATTCTTCACACTTTATTGAATGTTTATCAAGACCACTCCCAGAGACACAACACTTTGAACCGACACTTTTTGCAACAAATCAACAGGTGGATTCTTTCAACAGGAATAACATTCTTGAAATGCCTGGAGTGCTGTATGAGTTCCAGTCTGCAGACACTGGTGAAAATAGATACCTTGACCGCCTTACTTGTCAAAAAGTGTTATGGCTAAAGATAGGAATGCCTGTTATATTAATACGAAATCTTACAGACAATCTTTACAACGGCTTGCGAGGAATAGTTCACGACATAGATAAAGATGGGCCAAGCGTAACCTTTCCAACAGGCACAATAAGAATTCAAAAAGTTACATTTGATGGTaaatgaatttcattacattttaattaTGCCCAACCACATAACTTCTGATAAATCAGAAAATGCCTAATGCCTGAAACTGtcaatacttaaaatattaaataaaattaatgttttaaagcaatttatgctgtaaaaatattttaacctttagcctgctaaatatctaaaatggactgttccatcctttaatttgggcagtaccatttatcatttgaagagtacagatgtgcaggctgatttaaTGTACAGATGTGTTCActgtacagatgtgcaggctgatttaaTGGCCTGCACTGGTGCAATTAGGCAAATTAGGTTAAATAACACGAgacaatttctataaaatatgaactttttaaacagtaattttatCCTAGTATTGGGGGAAAACATATCAACATTCTAGACATGCAATGtctctttgtatttttttatttaactgattttcttttcagttttcagtCCTTCTGTGAATGCCAACATTGCTTCAAGAATTCAATACCCTTTAAAACCAGCATTTGGTATAACTATCCATAAAGCACAGGGGATGACTTTGGAAAGGTATTTTATTGTAGTCTACAATgatttaaagaaagaaatattaaaatatattacaaaaagtcTCACAAGCTTAATTTCTTAGTGTGATGCATATTTGCTATTTTACATTAGATTACAGTTCATATTAAACTATTAATCAGTGAGTCAATGAGTTATCTACACATTCAACTGTAAAATATATCTCCAAATAATGTTGAGtgtaaaccccccccccccccaaaaaaaaaaaaaccaccaaaaaacaacatacaacaaatattttagttGCAATGTATgagttacattatttttatacaatgtcaTGTTTCAGCTTTTTAACCTTTTCTTTTGAACAGAGTCAATGTTGACTGTCAACAGATATTCAAACCTGGCCAGCTAGGAGTGGCACTGTCAAGGGCTAGAAGCTGTGAAGGCATACGAGTGATTAATTATGATCCAAAGTACTGTATTAGACAGCCGCAAATCATTTCAGACTTTATTTCTGAAGATACAGTTCCAGTGAATGAGGACGTGTCTTGTTGCAAAGGACTGTTAACAaggtaaatttataaattaacatttccaattaaaatgaaattgtaaaatcaAATTGTTTTTAACAATTGTTATAAGATATTAGGGATAGGGGTATTTTTGGTGGACAGTAATTTGGaaaggaaacaaacaatatttcatCATAGGCTTCaataagtttatatatttagGCCTATAAAATAACTACTAGTAACACATTAAAAGTTAGACTAGCTCCTAtactttgatatacatgtatcaattttaatttcaattaaagttGTGAATATAACTAGTCTGTATCCTCtgtcaaaaaaaataataatgataattctaATTTTATTCTCTGAGTAAATGTCTTAAATACATGTAgacaataacagaaaaatatgacATCTTGTGACAATATCAGTCTAGTTGCTAGTCTACTCAAAATAGTTTGTTTCAAACCCTTTAAATTATACAGTTAAATGTGTAGACTTACAAAGTACATGATTTAGCaaagtatttgtatttataacacTGTATTAGtaaagttgtaaaatatataccTTTTACATTCTGATCACTTTGATTTTACTAGCCTTGCCATAGGACTGTTTTGATTTTCTCTTTCTAAGAGGTCCTGGTAAGGTTTCACATCCAGTTGAAGTAGGACCTTTGGATAAACCTGCATTAGACTTACGGGATATTGTGTTCTGTCCAAGTATTATACTGTTCATAGTATTCCGGTATTGCACAACATTTGGGTTGCTATTAGCCCCATTATAGGTTGATCTTTGTTGATTGAAGTTATTCTCTATGGGATCAGAGTTTATTAGTCCTGGAGTTATGTAGACACCACTATTTG includes the following:
- the LOC128552247 gene encoding uncharacterized protein LOC128552247 translates to MNTEQQNAVDVALQGHNLLITGAAGTGKSFVLSYIYKTMKDRGINVHLTCTTGVSCAVYPTGMATTVHRFAGILDCRHGSSEIRDVLRSNRKFDEVVQRINETDVLIIDECSMLSKRTFEILNAACQLKDASKFFGGMQLILCGDFLQLPPVANNLYRDDGSFCFESSIFYNVVPHKVVLCEIMRQSAAEAEFKQVISEVCKGNVSENSSHFIECLSRPLPETQHFEPTLFATNQQVDSFNRNNILEMPGVLYEFQSADTGENRYLDRLTCQKVLWLKIGMPVILIRNLTDNLYNGLRGIVHDIDKDGPSVTFPTGTIRIQKVTFDVFSPSVNANIASRIQYPLKPAFGITIHKAQGMTLERVNVDCQQIFKPGQLGVALSRARSCEGIRVINYDPKYCIRQPQIISDFISEDTVPVNEDVSCCKGLLTR